A part of Anolis sagrei isolate rAnoSag1 chromosome 3, rAnoSag1.mat, whole genome shotgun sequence genomic DNA contains:
- the PCYT1B gene encoding choline-phosphate cytidylyltransferase B isoform X2 → MVGRQKRKIEKEATSPNSYKCQRNTLCAPAPFAGETSCQCKAPHEKLTIAQARLGTPVDRPVRVYADGIFDLFHSGHARALMQAKTLFPNSYLLVGVCSDDLTHKFKGFTVMNEAERYEALRHCRYVDEVIRDAPWTLTPEFLEKHKIDFVAHDDIPYSSAGSDDVYKHIKEAGMFVPTQRTEGISTSDIITRIVRDYDVYARRNLQRGYTAKELNVSFINEKKYRFQNQVDKMKEKVKNVEERSKEFVNRVEEKSHDLIQKWEEKSREFIGNFLELFGPDGAWKQMFQERSGRMLQALSPRQSPTSSPTRGRSPSRSPSPPSPWLLRKTSPPSSPKAASASISSMSEGDEDEK, encoded by the exons ACTTTGTGTGCGCCTGCTCCATTTGCAGGTGAAACAAGCTGTCAGTGTAAAGCTCCTCATGAGAAGCTAACTATTGCTCAGGCCCGCCTTGGGACACCAG TGGACAGACCTGTCAGAGTCTATGCAGATGGAATATTTGATCTTTTTCATTCTGGTCATGCTAGAGCACTTATGCAAGCCAAAACTCTCTTCCCTAATAGCTACTTGTTAGTAGGAG tttgCAGTGATGATCTAACCCACAAGTTTAAAGGCTTCACTGtaatgaatgaagcagagaggtaTGAAGCCCTCAGACACTGCCGCTATGTAGACGAAGTCATCAGAGATGCCCCATGGACCCTCACGCCAGAGTTTTTGGAAAAACATAAG ATTGATTTTGTAGCTCATGATGACATTCCATATTCCTCTGCTGGTTCAGATGATGTTTACAAGCACATAAAGGAGGCAG GTATGTTTGTACCTACACAGAGAACTGAAGGCATCTCAACGTCAGATATTATCACTAGAATTGTGCGTGATTACGATGTCTATGCCCGTCGCAACCTTCAGAGAGGATATACTGCTAAAGAGCTGAATGTCAGTTTTATTAAC GAAAAGAAATATCGCTTTCAGAATCAGGTAgacaaaatgaaagagaaagtAAAGAATGTGGAAGAAAGATCTAAAGAGTTTGTGAACCGAGTGGAAGAAAAAAGTCATGATCTCATTCAGAAATGGGAAGAGAAGTCTAGAGAATTTATTGGCAACTTTTTAGAGCTATTCGGTCCAGACGGTGCTTGG AAACAAATGTTTCAAGAAAGGAGCGGCCGAATGCTGCAAGCCTTGTCTCCCAGGCAAAGCCCGACCAGCAGCCCAACTCGGGGACGGTCCCCATCGCGGTCCCCGTCTCCCCCTTCCCCCTGGCTTTTGAGGAAAACTTCACCTCCATCGTCTCCAAAAGCAGCTTCAGCATCCATCAGTAGCATGAGCGAAGGAGACGAGGATGAGAAGTAA